One genomic window of Capricornis sumatraensis isolate serow.1 chromosome 15, serow.2, whole genome shotgun sequence includes the following:
- the SEC23B gene encoding protein transport protein Sec23B has product MATYLEFIQQNEERDGVRFSWNVWPSSRLEATRMVVPLACLLTPLKERPDLPPVQYEPVLCSRPTCKAILNPLCQVDYRAKLWACNFCFQRNQFPPAYAGISEVNQPAELMPQFSTIEYVIQRGAPSPLIFLYVVDTCLEDDDLQALKESLQMSLSLLPPDALVGLITFGRMVQVHELSCEGISKSYVFRGTKDLTAKQIQDMLGLTKPATPVQPVRPAQPQERPSVSTRFLQPIHKIDMNLTDLLGELQRDPWPVPQGKRPLRSTGVALSIAVGLLEGTFPNTGARIMLFTGGPPTQGPGMVVGDELKVPIRSWHDIEKDNARFMKKATKHYEMLANRTAANGHCIDIYACALDQTGLLEMKCCPNLTGGYMVMGDSFNTSLFKQTFQRIFSKDFNGNFRMAFGATLEVKTSRELKVAGAIGPCVSLNVKGPCVSENELGVGGTSQWKICGLDPTTTLGIYFEVVNQHNAPIPQGGRGAIQFVTHYQHSSTQRRIRVTTVARNWADVQSQLKHIEAAFDQEAAAVLMARLGVFRAESEEGPDVLRWLDRQLIRLCQKFGQYNKEDPMSFRLSDSFSLYPQFMFHLRRSPFLQVFNNSPDESSYYRHHFARQDLTQSLIMIQPILYSYSFHGPPEPVLLDSSSILADRILLMDTFFQIVIYLGETIAQWRKAGYQDMPEYENFKHLLQAPLDDAQEILQARFPMPRYIHTEHGGSQARFLLSKVNPSQTHNNLYAWGQETGAPILTDDVSLQVFMDHLKKLAVSSAC; this is encoded by the exons ATGGCCACATACCTGGAGTTCATTCAGCAGAATGAAGAACGCGATGGTGTGCGTTTTAGTTGGAATGTGTGGCCTTCCAGCAGACTCGAGGCTACAAGAATGGTTGTTCCCCTTGCTTGTCTTCTCACTCCTTTAAAAGAACGTCCAGACCTGCCTCCCGTACAGTATGAACCAGTGCTCTGCAGCAGGCCAACTTGCAAAGCCATTCTCAATCCACTTTG TCAGGTTGATTATCGAGCAAAGCTTTGGGCCTGTAATTTCTGTTTCCAGAGAAATCAG TTTCCTCCAGCTTACGCAGGCATATCTGAGGTGAACCAGCCTGCTGAATTGATGCCCCAGTTTTCTACAATTGAGTACGTGATACAG CGAGGTGCCCCATCCCCTCTGATCTTCCTGTATGTGGTAGACACGTGTCTGGAGGATGATGACCTCCAAGCACTCAAGGAGTCCCTGCAGATGTCCCTGAGCCTACTCCCTCCAGACGCGCTGGTGGGTTTGATCACGTTTGGAAGGATGGTACAGGTTCACGAACTCAGCTGCGAGGGCATCTCCAAGAGTTACGTCTTCCGGGGTACGAAGGACCTTACTGCCAAGCAGATCCAG GACATGCTGGGCCTGACCAAGCCTGCGACGCCCGTGCAGCCAGTGCGCCCAGCTCAGCCGCAGGAGCGCCCGTCTGTGTCCACCAG GTTTCTGCAGCCCATTCACAAGATTGACATGAACCTCACTGATCTCCTTGGGGAACTACAGAGGGACCCGTGGCCTGTACCTCAGGGAAAGAGGCCTTTGCGATCCACTGGTGTTGCCTTGTCCATTGCTGTAGGCCTGTTGGAG GGCACTTTTCCAAACACGGGAGCCAGGATCATGCTGTTCACTGGGGGACCCCCCACCCAGGGACCTGGCATGGTGGTTGGAGATGAATTAAAGGTTCCTATTCGTTCCTGGCATGACATTGAGAAAGACAATGCCCGCTTCATGAAAAAGGCAACCAAG cACTATGAGATGCTTGCAAACCGCACTGCTGCAAACGGTCACTGCATTGATATTTACGCCTGTGCCCTTGATCAGACTGGACTCCTGGAGATGAAGTGTTGTCCAAATCTTACTGG aGGCTACATGGTGATGGGAGATTCTTTCAACACTTCTCTCTTCAAGCAGACATTCCAAAGAATTTTCAGTAAAGATTTTAATGGCAATTTCCGAATGGCCTTTGGTGCTACTTTGGAAGTAAAG ACCTCAAGGGAGCTGAAGGTTGCGGGAGCCATCGGACCCTGTGTCTCTCTGAATGTGAAAGGACCGTGTGTGTCAGAAAAC GAGCTTGGTGTCGGTGGCACGAGCCAGTGGAAAATCTGTGGCCTGGATCCCACGACGACGCTCGGCATCTACTTTGAAGTAGTCAACCAG CACAACGCCCCGATCCCACAAGGAGGCCGAGGCGCCATCCAGTTCGTCACGCACTACCAGCACTCCAGCACCCAGCGGCGCATCCGTGTGACCACCGTTGCCCGCAA TTGGGCAGACGTGCAGAGCCAGCTGAAGCACATCGAAGCGGCATTTGACCAGGAGGCGGCGGCGGTGCTGATGGCGCGGCTAGGGGTGTTCCGAGCCGAGTCAGAGGAGGGGCCAGACGTGCTCCGGTGGCTGGACCGACAGCTCATCCGGCTG TGTCAGAAGTTTGGACAGTATAACAAAGAAGACCCCATGTCATTTAGGTTATCAGATTCCTTCTCTTTATATCCTCAG TTCATGTTCCATCTTAGAAGGTCTCCATTCCTTCAAGTCTTCAACAACAGCCCTGACGAGTCTTCATATTATCGGCACCACTTTGCCCGGCAGGACCTCACCCAGTCCCTCATCATGATCCAGCCCATCCTGTATTCCTACTCCTTCCACGGGCCCCCAGAG CCTGTGCTCCTGGATAGCAGCAGCATTCTTGCTGACAGAATTCTGCTCATGGACACTTTCTTCCAAATTGTCATTTATCTTGGTGAG ACCATAGCCCAGTGGCGGAAGGCAGGCTACCAGGACATGCCCGAGTATGAAAACTTCAAGCACCTCCTGCAGGCGCCCCTGGACGATGCACAGGAGATCCTGCAGGCGCGGTTCCCGATGCCGCGGTACATCCACACAGAGCACGGGGGCAGCCAG gctcgATTTCTTTTGTCCAAAGTGAATCCATCTCAGACACACAATAACCTGTATGCTTGGGGACAG